The nucleotide window CCGGGACAGGGTGAAGATCGCCATCGGCGGCGCATGCTGTACGCAGTCGCTTGCCGATGAGATGGGTGTCGACGCGTATGGGGAATCGGCGGTCGCAGCGGTGAGGATATTCGACGGTTTTACCACCGCGTTAAAGACGGATTAATACATATGGCGGGAGGTATTATGAAAAAGACAGTGCTTGTGGTCGGCTGCGTTTTTCTGATCGCCGGCCTCGCAGGATGCGGCGAAGGAGGTGGTGGCGGGAAGCAGTATCCCCGCTTTGCCGGGGGCGACAATGAGATAATAGACTTTTCGTTTCCCGCGTCGTTGAATGCGTCCCTGGGCGGCGACGTGTCCGGCGTCATCAGCGGCGACACCATTTCACTCACCGTGCCGCATTCCGTGCCGGTCGACTCGCTTGTGGCCGACTACCTTACCAACAGCGTGACGGTTGAAGTGAACGGTGTCGTGCAGAGCCGCGGGATTACGGCGAACGATTTCGGTTCGCCTGTCGTTTATCGCGTAATCGCGGACAACGGCGATACGCAGGATTATACCGTAACGGTCGGTCGCGCGCCAAGCCCTGAAAAGCGGATAAGCTCGTTTTCCATAAACGGAGTGGACGGGAGCATCGACGCCGATGCCGGCACGATCGCGCTCGACCTCCCGGCCGGGACCGGCCAGTCGTCGCTGGTCGCGCTTTTCTCCGCGGCAGGGAAGAGCGTGACGGTGAACGGTGTCGTTCAGACGAGCGGAAAAAGCGCGAATGACTTCACCCGACCCGTAACGTACACGGTTGTCGCTTACGATGGTTCCATGCGCGATTATGCAGTGACGGTCCGCATACTTCCGGCTCCGTGGAAGGAAATCACCTCGTTCGCGTTTTTAGCGGACGGAAATCCTGGCCTCGGGATTGATGTGCCGGGAGTGATCGATAATTCCGACATATCGGTTGTCCTGCCGCACGGATCGGATCCGACCGCCCTTGTCGCATCGTATGCCACCACGGGAAAAAGCGTAACCGTGAAAGGTGAAATTCAGGAGTCGGGCGTCAGCCCCAACGATTATTCCGCGCCGCTCGCGTTCCTGGTGGCCGCCGAGGATGGAAGCACCCGCGAATACTTGGTGGCCGCCACCATCGCCAAAAGCGATGCGAAGTCGATCACGCGGTATCAGCTTGACGGCGAACCCGGCCTTATCGACGAATCTGCCCGCTCGATACGGGTTGATCTGCCCGCAGGAAAGAACCTCTCGAAACTCACCGCTTCATTTGTGACGACTGGCGTTCTGGTTACCGTAGACGGAAGGGAGCAGAAGAGCGGTCTTACCCAAAATAATTTCTCGGGCCCCGTGCATTATGACGTTACCGCCGACGATGGTTCGGTGCAAAGCTATGTCGTCGAGGCGCGCCGCACCGAGGAGTTGGCCGGGCTTTGGAATTTCGAATATCCGGCCGACGGTGAATATCTGATCAGCGGCGCGAGGCCGGTGGAGGGACTGTTCGGCAACGCGCTCTTCTTCGATGGGCGCGGCGATTACATGCTTGTCCCCGACAGCGACCGGCTCACCCTCGCCGATGCCGGTAGTATAGAGGTTTTCCTCAAGGTGCTGTCGCTCAGGGACTACGCCGGGATTGTGCACAAAGGAGTAAAGACAGACTTCAGCGACGAAACATATACTTTACAGCTATGGGGGAAGGACGGCACCCTGCGTCTCGGGATATTCAATGAAAAAGGCCAGTGGGCTTACGTGGATGCCGCGCGTAAGCTTGAAAACGGAGAATGGTATCATATTGTGGCTACCTGGAATTCTTCGGATCTGGCTATTTATATGAATGGGAAGCTGGAGGGCACGGTAAAGAATACCGTAGGAGCGGTGCGTGACAGCGCGGGCGGACTGGTTATAGGGGCCCAGCTGGACAAGAAATACAACAGCACCTACGGCAATCTGGGCTTCCATGGAATATTCGACAGAGTGGCGTTGTACGCAAGCGCGATGAACGCGGAAGAAGTGGCGAACCGGTATGCCGTTTACGAGGCGGCGGGAGGGACGGCGCTGACGGCCTATCTGCTCTCGGCGCCGTCGCGGAATACATCGCTCGTGGTCACTTCGCTTCTCGGGGTGATAGCGCTTCTGGTGCTCGTATCGGTGTACAACCGGCGGCGCATGCGTTCGGCCGGTTGATCGATCTTCGGGAGATGAATGAAGGAGCGGGCGCGATCAGCGCCCGCTTTCTTTTATTCTGAGCTCGAGATCGAATTCACCGAGGTATTCCTCGATAGTTGAAACCGTGTCGGAGTCGATCTCATCATCCGCGTCCTCATTAAGTTCTTCCGACTTCAGGGCCTGGTGGATGTAGCGAAGCAGGTCGTCGGGTGCGGCGGGGATATCCCCGTTCAGGAAACCCGGGTCCAGCTCGACCGCGTAGGTGGAATCGATGCGATTCTGGCCGAGCATCCCGAGCACGAGCAGCAATGCGTTTCTCGCCTTCCAGCTCCTCACGCTCAGCAGCTTGCTCATGTAGTCCATACTTTCCGACAGCGCCGCCTGGCTCTGGTCGACCCTGTGCGCGAGCTTTTGCGCGAGGGCAAGGGCGAAATCGGGATTGTTCTTTATCAGCGCCTCGAGGTTGTCCGCCGAGGCCTGGGCAAGGATGCAGCGTGTCTCACACACCACGGTTACCGTACGCTTCGTATCTCCGAGCAGGGCGAGCTCGTTGAATATCTGGCCCTGTTCCATGGACTCGAGGAACACCCGCTCTCCGGATTCGAGCTCCCTGTAGAAATTGATCCTTCCTTTTCTGATGAAATAGAAGGTGTTAACCTCGTCGCCCTGTCTGAATACGACCGCCCCGGGCTGATAGGCAACCTCCTTCTGCATTACGGTGGCGGGCCGCATGAAGAGCCGCCGTATCCCCTCGAATCCCGGAAGTTTGAGATTGAAGACCAATCCCTTCTTAAGCCTGTACAGGTAATAACGCGCGAGAAAGCGATAAAAGGCCGTCCCGGCGCCGATAAGCCTGACTATCGAACCCGTGGGGCCGTTCTGCGGCAGATGGTTTTCCCAGATGAGTGAAACGGGTATTTCGGGCGAGCGGAAGCTTCGTGTCTCGAAGTATATGGTCAATGCGCCCGTGGAGGGGAAGGGCTCGAATGTCCGGAGAAAGCAGTTCGCCGCCGTGATGTCGAAGGTTACCAGGTTCTCCTCGGTGTCATCGCGACGCAGGACGGCGTCGAAGATTATCGGAATGCGCATGGCCGAGTACTTGAAAAATGACGGGTTGACGGTACCGACCATCATGAGAATGAATCCGATCGAGGCCGGATATATGGACACTATCAGCACCCGCTCCTCCGACGCCATCTCCAGTCCCAGCAGGGAAATGAGCTCGTTCCTGAACGGGAACAGAATCACGGCCGCGATAATGAACAGCGCCGTCAATGCCCAGAGCCCGGCGCCTCCCTGCGATTTGAACAGACGGGCCCCGGAACCGGTGGGTGTCCCCATGGAATTCAGTATCCAGCGTTCATACCGGGGCTGGCGAAAGAGCACGTGCCAGTCTTCCAGTCGAAGCCCCATGCCGTCAAGCTGCGCGCGCTCCGGGATCATCTTGGCCCGGGCTATGAGCAGTTCGAGCGCCCCCACGGTAAAAATGATGAGCGGGCCGATCCAGTACGAGTGCGTTCCGCCACTGATGAGTAAAAGGTCAAACAGGCCGTGCAGGATCAGCGGTATGAAAACGGCGCGCGCCAGGTTCAGCATTCGGCTGGAACCGCTGTCACTTAGTCTCCATAGGCCGATGAAATAACCGATGAGCGCGCACGTGGTGAGGTGAAGAGGCACGGAAAAAAGGATGCGCACAAGAATGACCGAGGGACCGTAATTGGACGCATAAAAAACATTTTCGACCATGGAAAAACCGACTCCCACCGAAATGCCGCAGATAACGCAGTCCAGCAGTCGCATGGGAGATTTGGTTTTGATGATAAATAACAATGCGATCAGGGCGCCGAGCTTCTCGACCAGGGCGGCTTTAATAAACGCCTCCGTAACGATTGACTGTGTTGAGACCATCGAATTGATGAATGGCGCCAGCAGGATGATGATGAGCGCGAGGGCAATCCCGCAAAGAAGCGACTCGAGGTGCCGGGCGTACTCGGGGGTGATGGATTCCCGCCGGTAATGTTTGAAAAAATGGCGGAAGTAAATGAGATAAATCAGCGGTACGGGCAGGAGGGCTGTGATGAATGAGGTGAGCATGGCTGCTTGCGCCTGAAGCGTGACGCTGGCTTTCTCCGAAAAGGGGCTATACACCGGTCAACCCGGTACCGGCACTGGTATAATGATCGATATAATCCGGTTGAAAATTTAGAGAATATCTGCGGCAGGGATATGCAGCCTGGGGGCGCTCTCCCGCCAGCCTGGGAAAGGTGTAATGGAGTTGCCATCGATACTGCTTGACCTTTCCTTCCCGCAATGATATCATGGAATGATACGTGGATCGTTCGGGAATGAACCTGGGGCCTGCCCGGGTTCCGGTCATTTAACAAAACAGACAGGGAGAAGACACCCATGGCGCAATTAAAATGCAAAGCCTGCGGATATATCATAGACGAAAAAAGGCTCGGCGATGTCTGCCCCGCCTGCGGAGTTCCGAAAAAAGCTTTCGAGCCGTGGACAGATGACATGTCCCCCCGCAGAAGGACGCTCCTTGCGCTCAATCTTCATCCTATTGCGCTTCATTTTCCGCAGGCATTCTCGGCCATGATTCCGGTGTTCATCATTGCCGATCTAATGATGCCGCTTCCTTTCGGCTTCGAGGTGTCGCAGGCGGTGCGGCTGCTTTCGGTCCTGGTGTTCCCTTTTGCGCTTGCGGCCTTTGCCAGCGGCATTATCGACGGGATGACCCGCTTCAAGCGGCTGGGAGCCCCCTCCCTGGTCCGGAAGATCGTCCTTGGCTGTACATTTCTTGCCGCTTCGTTCCTGCTTTCGCTGGTGGCGATTCTCAATGAGGCGCTCGACCCGGTGCGCTGGTATGTCTTTGGCCTTGCCGTTCTCTGCATTGGCCTCCAGGTGGCTCTTGCCCAGATAGGGAAACACCTGATGTGCATCTACCTTCCGGGGAAATAGGCCCTGCCGGCATTTCTTTCCGTATCTTGAGGTTCCGGGGAATTATGACGATCATTAATATAACATCCCCGGCGAACAAAGAGGTTCGGAATGAAACAGGAAGAATTGCTGGTAAACGCGCTCGTTTCCAGCGCACGGGCCGAAATCGGCCGCGGAGTCAGGAAAGAGGATATATTGAAATCGCTCGCATCGCTTGTGGATTCCGAGCTCTACCGGAGAGTTCGCGAGCGGTTGTAGCTGCGGAGATCTGCCGAAAACATTGTTATCGAATCCTGCCCGTTTTCCCCGCGTTTCCAATCACCCTATGGCTCCGGATATGCCTGACTTGCACGACGATTCTGGAATTGATCGGTGTGGCGGGGAAAACCGCGGTGGCTGCGGACGCCATTTAAGAAGACAGCCCGGGGGCCCCGGGCTGTTGCGGTAAATCATCTTCCAGGATAAGCCAGCGACCAGGATCGAACTGGTGACCTGCGCATTACGAGTGCGCCGCTCTACCAACTGAGCTACGCTGGCGGAAACCCCTGATACGCGTAAGTCTCTATCGACAGGGCCTCTATTTGTCAAATATATTTATCGCATTCCGGCACTGGCCGGTGCCGGGTCCGCTTTTTGGGGAGCCGGCCGGCAGGCCTCTTCGTACAAAAAATACAAATATTCATTAACATAACGGAACCTTATTATTAATAACTCTTGACAGGATTTTCCGCATTTGTACCATTGCCCCTATGGGCGTATCGGTTTTTTCGGACATTCTTTATTAAATTTGCTTCATTCCAGGGAAATTTCGCGGAATTTCCCTGGTTTTGAGGCAACTCTATTAAAATCTTACATAAGGGGAGTGGGCCAATGAAGATAGTGGTTTTGGTCAAAGAGGTTCCGGATATGGAATCCAAATTCAAAATTATTGGCGATGCCAAGATCGACGAATCCCAGATTGCATTCAAGATGAACGACTTCGACGAGTATGCCGTCGAGGCGGCGCTTCAGCTCAAGGAGAAATTAGGCGGGGAGGTCGTTATCCTGTCCTCCGGTCCCGAGCGTGTAACCAAGGAAGTGCGCCAGGCGTTCGCGATGGGCGCCGACTGGGGCATCCACGTATGCGATCCGCAGATCGATGAAGGGGACAACTTTGTCGTCGCCGGCGCGCTGGTGAAGGCGATCGAAAGCGTGGGCGGAGTCGACCTGGTGCTGACGGGCGTTCAGGCGGATGACGATCAGGCGGCGCTTACGGGAGTTTTCGTGGCCGATATGATGAACTTCGTGCACTGCACGAACGTCGTTAAAATAGAAGTCGGCGGCGACCAGAAGGCGCTCACCGTCAACCGCGAGCTTGAAGGCGGCCTTAACGAGGTTCTCGAAATGGCCATGCCGGCGGTGCTTAGCATTCAGTCCGGCATCAATCAGCCGCGGTATCCCACACTGCCCGGCATCATGAAGGCGAAGAAAAAGAGACTGGATCTCAAGAAGGCCGCGGACCTCGGCGTAAGCGCCCTTGGCGAAGCCGGCTCCAAGACCAAGTTTCACAAGATGTACTTCCCGGTTTCCGAACACAAGGCCGAGATCATCCAGGGAGACGCGAAGGCCGCGGCGAAGACTCTTGTCGACAAACTCAGAAATGAAGCGAAAGTGATATAAGGGGGTGGATGCACATGGCCAGAATACTCGTAATAGCGGAACAGAGAGACGGTAAGCTGAGCGAAGCGACTCTCGAGCTTTGCAAGGCGGCGAAGGAAATCGCTTCGGGACTGGGCGCGACCCCTGCGGCTGCTGTATTTTTTAAGGACGACAGCCTCGCGAAAGAAGTCGCAACCTATATTCCCGAAGTTTTCGCGGTTGTTGACGGAAAGCTCGGCGCATACGACGCCGACTACTATTCGCAGGCCGTAAAGGCCGTTGTCGAGGCTAAGGACGTCAAGGGCGTTCTCATTCCTCACAGCTACGACGGTGTTGACTATGCCGGAAAGGCGGCGCTCGCCATCGGTGCCGGTATCGTCTCGAACTGCAACAAGGCCGTTGTCGAGGGGGGGGCGGTCGTTTTCACCCGCAATACTTACAACGGAAAGATCCAGGAGCAGAAATCGGTAAAGACCGATAAGTTCGTCGCTACCTTCGAAAAGGGTGCCTACGACAAGGAAGCCGCCGGCGGAGCGGGCAGTGTGACCGCCGTCTCGGTATCGCTCGTCGATTCCCGCCGTAAGATCAAGGAAATCATCGCAACCGTTGCCGGCTCGGTGGACATCAGCCAGGCGAAGGTCATCATTGCGGGCGGTCGCGGAACCAAGGAAAAGGACAAGTACAACGATGTCATCGTCAATCTCGCCAAGAAGCTCGGCGGCGAGTTCGCGGCATCCCGTCCGGTCGTGGACGCGGGCTGGACAGACGCGGCGCGCCAGGTGGGGCAGTCGGGCAAGACCGTCGCTCCGGTGCTCTATGTCGCCGCCGGCATCTCCGGTGCCATTCAGCATGTTGCAGGCATGAAGGGCTCGCAGTGCATCGTAGCCATCAACAAGGACCCCGAGGCGCCGATATTCAACATCGCGACCTACGGGATCGTGGGAGACCTCTTCGAAGTCATCCCCGCGATGATGGAAGCGCTTGGCTGAGCCGTTTTACGGATTGGAACAGAGAAGGGCCGCGAAACAGTCGCGGCCCTTTTTATTTCGATGCAAACAATGTCTCGTTGCAAATGCTGCGGGTGGCGCGTCAGAACGTGCGAAACATTACCCCGGATCGGATTACCGCGCCATAAAGGTGGTCCGAGGCCTCATTGTCCTTGCTGAAGGCGGTGAGGCAGCGTTCGCCGACCAGCGAGACGAATATGTCGGTGAACCGGCCGACGGCAAACTTGATCTCGAAGCCACCGGCGATGCCGAACTGGGTATTGTTGATGTATTTTAAAACATCGACATCGATATCGCCAAACTCGATGGACGCGGTCAGGTAGTGGGTCAGATTAAAGCCGGCGAGCAGGCCGAAGGACAGGCGCCGCCAGTCGGCGGTGGCGAGGAGCATGAACGGAATCGATACCCCCTGGATTTTGGCGGATCCTTCCTCTTCGTATTTAAAATCGATCATCGAGTACCAGAGGCCCGAGTGAATGCCGAAATGGCGGCTGGCCATCGCTTCGAAGACCAGGCCGCCGCCCAGCGCGACTGATGACTCAATCGCACCAGGGCCGTCGCCGGCGTTAGCGACGTCATAGGTGCCCGCGAGCGCTCCAATGCCGAATGAAACCCGCGGGGCTGACGGGATGGGTTCCTCCGCGCCGATCGCCGACGCGCAGAAAACGATCGCGAGGGCCAGGGCAGATGTCCATGCTGCGAAAGGCCGCCTGTTGTACATGGTCCCGGATTTCATGGCTTCTCGGTCATTATACAGGTTCCGTTGAAAACCGAGCCCTTTTCGATAAAAAGCTCGGGACAGATCAGATCGCCGTTGGAGACGCTTTTGTTGAAGAGTTCTATCCTCTGCGTCGCCTTGATCTTTCCGTTGAAGGCCCCGTTTACCGATACGACGCCCGACTTGACGTCGGCGCTTACCCGGGCCTCCTGTCCGATCATCAGATGGCCCTTCGTCTCGATCTTCCCCTCGAAAAAGCCCTTTATTTTCAGCGAGCTCTTGAAGATGAGTCTGCCGCGGAACTCGATATCGTCGGCGATGACGGTGGTTATTTTATTCTCGTCCTCGACGATCTCTCGTATCTCGTTCATTCGATGCTCCTTTTCGTGATTGTCCCGGATATTAAATGAACACCCCGCGGGGCGGTGTCAATACTATTTCAACAACGCCGCGTAGTATCGCAGCGGCGCGGGCGTATGTCAAATTAAAAAGGGCTGCTTTGGCGGGAATGTGAAATAATGCAAATACATCCATCTTAATTAATATACATACAATGCAGGTTAATATACAAATAATAATATATGGTGATATACGACAAAATAGTAAAATCTACTTGAAAAAGACGGGAAACATATAAGCATTGGCCAGATCTCGGACGCGCCGGTTCCCGTCCCGTGGAACCGGCGCGCGGGATCGGACAAATACGGCATCTTACAATCGAGGAGGGCGTATATGGCAAGCTTACTGGTCGAGAAGCGCGATATTGATTTTATCCTGTACGAACAGTTTGATATTCTGAAGCTTACTAAAAAGGACAAGTTCAGCTATTTTTCGAAAGACGAATTCGACATGACGATAGAGCAGGCGCTCAAGTTCGCTGAAAACGAGCTGGCCCCCATCAACCAGGACGGCGACCGCATCGGCGCGAAATGGGACAACGGCAAAGTGACCGTTCCCCCGTCGTTTCACGGGCCGCTGAAGACCTACGGAGAGGCGGGCTGGGTGTCCGCCGCCGACGATACCGAAGTGGACGGACAGGGGCTTCCGATGTCCGTGTTCACCGCATGTAACGAGATGTTTCACGCCGCAAATACCGCCATCAATCTTTATCCCGGTCTCGCCCACGGCGCGGGGAAACTCATAGAACTCTACGGAACCGACGAACAGAAGAGAAAATACCTCGGCAAGGTGTATTCGTTCGAGTGGGGCGGCAGCATGTGCCTGACCGAGTCGGGCGCGGGAAGCGATCTGGCGCACATCGCGACGAAGGCAGCGCGGATCGACGACACGCATTATAAAATCTCGGGACAGAAAATATTCATCACCGGCGGCGATTACGACGCCAAGCCCAACATCGTGCATCCGGTGCTCGCGCGCCGCGAGGGCGATCCCGAGGGGATCAAGGGGATATCGATCTTCATCGTGCCCAAGTACAGGGTAAACGACGACGGTTCGATCGGCGGGTACAATGACGTGGCGTGCGCCGGTATCGAGCACAAGATGGGAATCAAGGGATCGGCCACATGCACTCTCAGTTTCGGAGACAACGGGGACTGCATCGGCGAGCTCCTGGGGCAGCCCTGTCAGGGCATCGAGGTCATGTTCCACATGATGAATGAGGAGCGGCTCAATGTCGGCGTACAGGCGCTCGGCATAGCTTCCACGGCGTACCTCAATGCGCTTAAATATTCACAGGAAAGGCTGCAGGGAGCCGACATCCGCCTGAAGGGGAAATCGACCAAGCTCCTCAACCTCATCAAGCATCCTGACATCCGGCGCGGGCTTCTCTGGATGAAGTCCTACGTTGAGGGACTCAGGGCCCTCAACTACTACGCCGCTTTCTGCATGGACCTGCGCAATGCCGAGACCGACGAAGCCGTGGCGAAGACCGCCAACGGGTTCCTCGAATTCCTCACGCCGGTCTGCAAGGCCTACTCCAGCGATATGGGATACGACGTCTGCGAGCAGGCGATACAGATTTTCGGCGGCTATGGTTTCTGCGGAGACTATCCGGTGGAACAGTTCGCGCGTGACTGCAAGATCACCTCGCTCTACGAGGGCACCAACGGCATCCAGGCGATCGACCTCGTGGGCCGGAAGCTCTCGATGGCCAAGGGCGAGTTCTTCAAATATATCGTAGGCCAGATGGAAAAGACCATAAACGAGGTGGGCGCAGACATGGCCCTTCAGAAATACGCCAATCTGACAAAGAAGGCGAAGGACGGTATGGTCGATTGCGCACAGCACCTCATGGGGCTCATGCAGCAGATGCAGATTCCCGAGGCCTTCGTTTCGGCTACGCCGTTCCTCGAAGTGGTCGGCGACACGATACTCGGCTGGATGCACCTGTGGCAGCTTTCCATCGCCCATAAAAAACTCGGCGAGATATTCGAGAAGGCGAACGCGGTGACCGAGGATGAGAAAAAGGCCTTAATCAATGATAATCGCGAAGCCGCCTTTTATTCCGGCAAGGTGCATTCGGCGCGCTTTTTCATCTCGAAAATCCTTCCCCTGCAGGAGGCCAAGGTCAAGTCGATTAAGGACGACGATTTCGCCGCTCTCCAGATCGAGGAAGTGGCCTTCAGCGAAGTGGCCGTTTCTCCGG belongs to Spirochaetota bacterium and includes:
- a CDS encoding LamG-like jellyroll fold domain-containing protein encodes the protein MKKTVLVVGCVFLIAGLAGCGEGGGGGKQYPRFAGGDNEIIDFSFPASLNASLGGDVSGVISGDTISLTVPHSVPVDSLVADYLTNSVTVEVNGVVQSRGITANDFGSPVVYRVIADNGDTQDYTVTVGRAPSPEKRISSFSINGVDGSIDADAGTIALDLPAGTGQSSLVALFSAAGKSVTVNGVVQTSGKSANDFTRPVTYTVVAYDGSMRDYAVTVRILPAPWKEITSFAFLADGNPGLGIDVPGVIDNSDISVVLPHGSDPTALVASYATTGKSVTVKGEIQESGVSPNDYSAPLAFLVAAEDGSTREYLVAATIAKSDAKSITRYQLDGEPGLIDESARSIRVDLPAGKNLSKLTASFVTTGVLVTVDGREQKSGLTQNNFSGPVHYDVTADDGSVQSYVVEARRTEELAGLWNFEYPADGEYLISGARPVEGLFGNALFFDGRGDYMLVPDSDRLTLADAGSIEVFLKVLSLRDYAGIVHKGVKTDFSDETYTLQLWGKDGTLRLGIFNEKGQWAYVDAARKLENGEWYHIVATWNSSDLAIYMNGKLEGTVKNTVGAVRDSAGGLVIGAQLDKKYNSTYGNLGFHGIFDRVALYASAMNAEEVANRYAVYEAAGGTALTAYLLSAPSRNTSLVVTSLLGVIALLVLVSVYNRRRMRSAG
- a CDS encoding cyclic nucleotide-binding domain-containing protein: MLTSFITALLPVPLIYLIYFRHFFKHYRRESITPEYARHLESLLCGIALALIIILLAPFINSMVSTQSIVTEAFIKAALVEKLGALIALLFIIKTKSPMRLLDCVICGISVGVGFSMVENVFYASNYGPSVILVRILFSVPLHLTTCALIGYFIGLWRLSDSGSSRMLNLARAVFIPLILHGLFDLLLISGGTHSYWIGPLIIFTVGALELLIARAKMIPERAQLDGMGLRLEDWHVLFRQPRYERWILNSMGTPTGSGARLFKSQGGAGLWALTALFIIAAVILFPFRNELISLLGLEMASEERVLIVSIYPASIGFILMMVGTVNPSFFKYSAMRIPIIFDAVLRRDDTEENLVTFDITAANCFLRTFEPFPSTGALTIYFETRSFRSPEIPVSLIWENHLPQNGPTGSIVRLIGAGTAFYRFLARYYLYRLKKGLVFNLKLPGFEGIRRLFMRPATVMQKEVAYQPGAVVFRQGDEVNTFYFIRKGRINFYRELESGERVFLESMEQGQIFNELALLGDTKRTVTVVCETRCILAQASADNLEALIKNNPDFALALAQKLAHRVDQSQAALSESMDYMSKLLSVRSWKARNALLLVLGMLGQNRIDSTYAVELDPGFLNGDIPAAPDDLLRYIHQALKSEELNEDADDEIDSDTVSTIEEYLGEFDLELRIKESGR
- a CDS encoding rubrerythrin codes for the protein MAQLKCKACGYIIDEKRLGDVCPACGVPKKAFEPWTDDMSPRRRTLLALNLHPIALHFPQAFSAMIPVFIIADLMMPLPFGFEVSQAVRLLSVLVFPFALAAFASGIIDGMTRFKRLGAPSLVRKIVLGCTFLAASFLLSLVAILNEALDPVRWYVFGLAVLCIGLQVALAQIGKHLMCIYLPGK
- a CDS encoding electron transfer flavoprotein subunit beta/FixA family protein, translated to MKIVVLVKEVPDMESKFKIIGDAKIDESQIAFKMNDFDEYAVEAALQLKEKLGGEVVILSSGPERVTKEVRQAFAMGADWGIHVCDPQIDEGDNFVVAGALVKAIESVGGVDLVLTGVQADDDQAALTGVFVADMMNFVHCTNVVKIEVGGDQKALTVNRELEGGLNEVLEMAMPAVLSIQSGINQPRYPTLPGIMKAKKKRLDLKKAADLGVSALGEAGSKTKFHKMYFPVSEHKAEIIQGDAKAAAKTLVDKLRNEAKVI
- a CDS encoding electron transfer flavoprotein subunit alpha/FixB family protein — its product is MARILVIAEQRDGKLSEATLELCKAAKEIASGLGATPAAAVFFKDDSLAKEVATYIPEVFAVVDGKLGAYDADYYSQAVKAVVEAKDVKGVLIPHSYDGVDYAGKAALAIGAGIVSNCNKAVVEGGAVVFTRNTYNGKIQEQKSVKTDKFVATFEKGAYDKEAAGGAGSVTAVSVSLVDSRRKIKEIIATVAGSVDISQAKVIIAGGRGTKEKDKYNDVIVNLAKKLGGEFAASRPVVDAGWTDAARQVGQSGKTVAPVLYVAAGISGAIQHVAGMKGSQCIVAINKDPEAPIFNIATYGIVGDLFEVIPAMMEALG
- a CDS encoding polymer-forming cytoskeletal protein; this encodes MNEIREIVEDENKITTVIADDIEFRGRLIFKSSLKIKGFFEGKIETKGHLMIGQEARVSADVKSGVVSVNGAFNGKIKATQRIELFNKSVSNGDLICPELFIEKGSVFNGTCIMTEKP
- a CDS encoding acyl-CoA dehydrogenase; this encodes MASLLVEKRDIDFILYEQFDILKLTKKDKFSYFSKDEFDMTIEQALKFAENELAPINQDGDRIGAKWDNGKVTVPPSFHGPLKTYGEAGWVSAADDTEVDGQGLPMSVFTACNEMFHAANTAINLYPGLAHGAGKLIELYGTDEQKRKYLGKVYSFEWGGSMCLTESGAGSDLAHIATKAARIDDTHYKISGQKIFITGGDYDAKPNIVHPVLARREGDPEGIKGISIFIVPKYRVNDDGSIGGYNDVACAGIEHKMGIKGSATCTLSFGDNGDCIGELLGQPCQGIEVMFHMMNEERLNVGVQALGIASTAYLNALKYSQERLQGADIRLKGKSTKLLNLIKHPDIRRGLLWMKSYVEGLRALNYYAAFCMDLRNAETDEAVAKTANGFLEFLTPVCKAYSSDMGYDVCEQAIQIFGGYGFCGDYPVEQFARDCKITSLYEGTNGIQAIDLVGRKLSMAKGEFFKYIVGQMEKTINEVGADMALQKYANLTKKAKDGMVDCAQHLMGLMQQMQIPEAFVSATPFLEVVGDTILGWMHLWQLSIAHKKLGEIFEKANAVTEDEKKALINDNREAAFYSGKVHSARFFISKILPLQEAKVKSIKDDDFAALQIEEVAFSEVAVSPASV